The following coding sequences lie in one Ostrea edulis chromosome 8, xbOstEdul1.1, whole genome shotgun sequence genomic window:
- the LOC130049779 gene encoding putative nuclease HARBI1, with amino-acid sequence MAGDEEPTFICRKGFHAINVHAVVDVNLSFTNIVVRWPGSTRDSFIVTNSFLPNIMEGTDGWLLGDSGYPLKKWLLTPFAQPSNQQEQRYNRAHCSTRNTVERAFGVLKSRFRCMHKIGETLQFGSEKCIKIIECCFRLHNKAILDKIPLQATNEAAVPVFHHHAAYQGNDNDGLTLRHRITQRF; translated from the exons ATGGCAGGTGATGAGGAGCCCACATTCATCTGTAGGAAGGGATTCCATGCCATCAACGTGCATGCCGTTGTGGATGTAAATCTCAG CTTTACAAACATAGTGGTGAGATGGCCTGGGTCCACACGTGACTCCTTCATCGTAACAAATTCCTTTCTCCCAAACATTATGGAAGGAACTGATGGATGGCTGTTGGGGGATTCTGGGTACCCTTTGAAGAAGTGGCTTCTGACACCTTTTGCTCAGCCATCAAATCAGCAGGAGCAGAGGTACAACCGTGCCCACTGTTCCACTAGAAATACAGTGGAGAGAGCTTTTGGTGTACTCAAGAGCAGGTTTAg ATGTATGCACAAGATTGGTgagactttacaatttggttcGGAGAAATGCATCAAAATCATTGAATGCTGCTTTCGGCTCCACAACAAGGCTATCCTCGACAAAATACCCCTGCAAGCCACAAATGAGGCAGCTGTGCCAGTGTTTCACCACCATGCAGCATATCAAGGAAATGACAATGATGGTCTTACTTTGAGACATAGGATAACACAGAGATTTTAA